In Desulforhopalus sp., a single genomic region encodes these proteins:
- a CDS encoding helix-turn-helix domain-containing protein: MNLGTLIRKCRKDRKLTLKAVAEKAGISEGFLSQVENAVNSPSVDTLMRICNAIGVDAGGLLSQASKQEKSILIKKSEWDDIDFSHTGFVTRRFFPPETRSVIDSAILVIEPGKSIPVRKNIKNGQEVLCVLKGMVELTLGGDTLSLVDGDSVHFLSNPDNQKITNKSDASSFVLWVGTL; encoded by the coding sequence ATGAACCTTGGAACCTTAATAAGAAAATGTCGTAAAGATCGCAAGTTAACGCTTAAAGCGGTTGCCGAGAAAGCCGGAATTTCCGAAGGTTTCTTAAGCCAGGTAGAAAATGCCGTCAATTCGCCTTCCGTTGACACCCTTATGCGGATCTGCAACGCCATAGGGGTTGACGCTGGCGGCCTCCTTTCCCAGGCCAGTAAGCAAGAGAAAAGCATTCTCATTAAAAAATCGGAATGGGACGACATAGATTTTTCCCACACCGGCTTTGTAACCCGGCGCTTTTTCCCACCGGAAACACGCAGCGTCATCGATTCAGCCATCCTGGTAATCGAACCGGGCAAATCAATTCCGGTACGGAAGAATATTAAAAACGGCCAGGAGGTCCTTTGTGTCCTCAAAGGAATGGTCGAATTGACCCTTGGTGGAGACACACTTTCCTTGGTTGATGGAGATTCCGTGCACTTTTTATCAAACCCCGACAACCAGAAGATCACCAACAAAAGTGACGCAAGCAGTTTTGTTTTATGGGTAGGAACGCTGTAA